A genomic window from Lotus japonicus ecotype B-129 chromosome 1, LjGifu_v1.2 includes:
- the LOC130730619 gene encoding F-box protein At4g02733 isoform X2, giving the protein MAKRQCPSENPRPEQVENLLNAFLSLSDLPSLSLDLSFENLLQSMPAPHDSSDLIDRALKMGSLLLHVANHSSRKRASHHNSLSWPLSHDLTIKVFSMLDTQSLCYASASCSFFSKCAKDPMCYANLDLTTPVPKVNNAVVATMIQRAGKALRSLKLGVVPGATTSPGCCQPLICAVRNAIVDVSNISWIDKRSRQGRDPSSILTRCCLSPLSGDGGAPGALLRKLHLYNIERMDNASLGGALLACPSLLDLEIVGLHVELRQTLMSVSANCHLIERLCFESSKAGRDDSLKAQTCSELVNNCPHLASLSLRGFKLHDCKVRILVKMASTTTTYVPRWRLRLDGELDDRAWRADSSGIRRVYVGDVSFIGMDRDGNIVEVRTVEGGILDMPYPPPRFLRPEVEGVGETPSEPKAGTPAEFVPQDGSDASVTGQRLYGGGARWIHNNLVGPRPRKRRQVVDDEKPKDEPAE; this is encoded by the exons ATGGCGAAGCGACAGTGTCCGTCAGAAAACCCTAGACCGGAGCAGGTGGAGAATCTTCTCAACGCGTTCCTCTCCCTCTCGGATTTACCGTCTCTCTCCCTCGATCTCTCCTTCGAGAATCTTCTCCAATCAATGCCCGCTCCTCACGACTCATCCGATCTCATCGATCGCGCTCTCAAGATGGGCTCGCTCCTCCTCCACGTCGCCAACCACTCCTCCCGCAAACGCGCTTCCCACCATAATTCACTCTCCTGGCCCCTCTCTCACGACCTCACCATCAAG GTCTTCTCGATGCTTGATACCCAGAGCCTGTGCTATGCATCAGCTTCTTGTTCATTCTTTAGCAAGTGTGCCAAAGATCCTATGTGCTATGCAAATCTTGATTTGACTACACCTGTTCCCAAGGTTAACAATGCAGTGGTTGCAACGATGATTCAGCGAGCTGGAAAGGCACTGAG GTCTCTTAAGCTTGGTGTTGTCCCTGGTGCCACTACTTCACCTGGATGTTGTCAACCATTGATTTGTGCCGTTAGGAATGCTATTGTAGACGTTTCTAACATTTCATGGATTGATAAGAGATCTCGTCAAGGGAGAGACCCATCATCCATTCTTACAAGATGCTGTTTAAGCCCTTTAAGTGGGGACGGTGGTGCTCCGGG GGCTCTTTTGAGAAAGTTGCACCTGTACAATATTGAGAGAATGGATAATGCATCCCTTGGTGGGGCATTGTTAGCATGCCCTTCTCTCCTTGATCTGGAAATTGTTGGGCT CCATGTTGAACTGAGGCAAACATTAATGTCAGTAAGTGCAAACTGCCACTTGATCGAGCGTTTGTGTTTTGAGTCTTCTAAAGCAG GTAGAGATGATAGCTTGAAAGCGCAAACGTGTTCTGAGCTGGTAAACAATTGTCCTCATCTAGCTTCTTTATCTCTTCGAGGGTTTAAGCTACATGATTGTAAAGTTCGCATACTGGTTAAG atggcgtCGACGACAACGACGTACGTGCCTCGCTGGAGGCTGAGACTTGATGGGGAGCTAGACGATCGGGCCTGGAGAGCCGACTCCTCCGGGATCCGAAGAGTTTATGTCGGAGATGTTAGCTTTATAGGGATGGACCGGGACGGCAATATAGTGGAGGTTCGCACGGTTGAAGGGGGCATCCTTGACATGCCCTATCCACCTCCTAGGTTCCTACGACCTGAGGTCGAGGGAGTCGGGGAAACACCTTCTGAGCCTAAGGCTGGGACACCTGCTGAGTTCGTGCCTCAAGACGGGTCAGACGCTTCGGTTACAGGACAACGACTCTATGGAGGGGGCGCACGGTGGATTCACAACAATTTAGTGGGACCGAGACCCAGGAAGAGGAGACAGGTGGTAGACGATGAGAAACCAAAGGATGAACCTGCCGAGTGA
- the LOC130730618 gene encoding ubiquinone biosynthesis protein COQ4 homolog, mitochondrial, with protein sequence MVVGGGRIRLNTWQQAAVAVGSAVGALLDPRRADLIAALGETTGKPAFERVLQRMKSCPEGRAVLLERPRVVSANVGHAWDLPANTFGAAYARFMGSRNFSPDDRPPVRFMDTDELAYVAMRAREVHDFWHTLFDLPTNLIGESALKVIEFEQMYLPMCMLSVVGGTARFSEKQRKLFYQHYFPWAVRAGMQCTDLMCVYYERHFDEDLEDVRRKLQIIPAPAVP encoded by the exons ATGGTAGTAGGAGGTGGGAGAATCCGGCTGAACACATGGCAGCaggcggcggtggcggtgggCTCGGCGGTGGGTGCGTTGTTGGACCCTCGGAGAGCGGATTTGATAGCCGCTCTTGGTGAGACTACTGGAAAGCCTGCATTTGAGAGGGTTCTTCAGAGGATGAAGAGTTGCCCTGAAGGGAGG GCAGTATTATTGGAGCGTCCTCGTGTTGTATCCGCAAACGTAGGGCATGCTTGGGATCTGCCAGCGAACACATTTGGTGCTGCCTATGCTAGATTCATGGGATCCAGGAACTTCTCACCAGATGATCGACCTCCTGTACGGTTCATGGACACAGATGAGCTGGCCTATGTTGCCATGCGGGCTCGTGAAGTGCATGACTTCTGGCATACCCTTTTTGACCTACCTACTAACTTGATTGGGGAGTCAGCACTGAAGGTAATCGAGTTTGAGCAGATGTACCTTCCTATGTGCATGCTGTCTGTTGTAGGAGGCACAGCAAGATTCAGCGAAAAGCAAAGAAAGTTGTTCTATCAGCACTACTTCCCCTGGGCCGTTCGTGCTGGCATGCAGTGCACTGATCTCATGTGTGTATATTATGAACGACATTTTGATGAAGATCTGGAAGATGTTCGTAGAAAATTGCAAATTATTCCAGCTCCTGCTGTTCCTTAA
- the LOC130730617 gene encoding pre-mRNA-splicing factor ATP-dependent RNA helicase DEAH10, producing the protein MPSVAPGNHNHPTAATANGKFSNANRNRQTQLTPGRQKLAQQRKSLPIASVEKRLVEEVRKHDILIIVGETGSGKTTQIPQFLFDAGLCHDGKVIGITQPRRVAAVTVAKRVAEECGVELGHKVGYSVRFDDATSSSTRIKYMTDGLLLREALLDPYLSKYSVIIVDEAHERTVHTDVLLGLLKNVQLTRSRSISDGQGLNFGNKHVNNVLLSDKENGQSSSSLRKDHHKKISPLKLIIMSASLDARAFCEYFGGAKAVHIEGRQFPVDIFYTRRAETDYLDAALITIFQIHLAEGPGDILVFLTGQEEIESVEGQIKEKLTQLPQESQKLLVAPIFAALPSEQQLRVFAPPPSGCRKVILATNIAETSVTIPGIKYVIDPGLVKARSYDPGKGMESLIIVPTSKSQAMQRSGRAGREGPGKCFRLYPEIEFEKLEDSTMPEIKRCNLSNVILQLKALGVDDILGFDFIEKPSRAAIIKSLEQLFLLGALTDECHLSDPVGRQMARLPLDPVYAKALILASQFNCLEEMLITVAMLSVESIFYAPRDKLEESRIATKCFSSPEGDHITLINVYRASNDFLEKRSMEMSKPKSEKVLRKWCKENFINSRSLRHACDIHRQIKGHVQQMGLNLASCGDDMLQFRRCLVASFFLNAAIKQPDGTYRALASGQVVQIHPSSVLFRQKPECVIFNELLQTNNKYVRNLTRVDYLWLTELAPQYYAMQN; encoded by the exons GAGGCTTGTTGAAGAGGTTCGAaagcatgatattttgattaTTGTCGGCGAAACTGGAAGTGGGAAAACCACAC AGATTCCGCAGTTTCTATTTGATGCTGGACTTTGCCATGATGGGAAAGTTATTGGGATAACTCAACCCAGACGTGTGGCTGCTGTTACTGTGGCCAAACGTGTTGCCGAGGAATGTGGTGTTGAGCTGGGCCATAAGGTTGGGTATtctgttagatttgacgatgcTACTTCCAGCTCGACAAGGATCAAATATATGACAGATGGCTTGCTTCTGAG AGAAGCATTGCTGGATCCGTATCTTTCTAAGTATTCTGTCATAATCGTCGATGAAGCTCATGAGAGAACTGTCCATACTGATGTGTTGTTGGGCTTGTTGAAAAATGTACAACTTACTCGGTCAAGGTCTATCAGTGATGGTCAGGGCCTTAATTTTGGGAACAAACATGTAAATAATGTCTTGTTGTCAGACAAAGAGAATGGTCAGAGTAGCAGTTCTCTTAGAAAGGACCACCACAAGAAGATTTCTCCACTGAAGTTAATCATCATGTCTGCAAGTCTGGATGCTCGTGCTTTCTGTGAGTACTTTGGTGGTGCCAAAGCTGTTCACATTGAAGGGAGACAGTTTCCTGTGGATATATTTTATACTCGTCGTGCAGAGACTGATTATTTAGATGCTGCCTTGATAACTATATTCCAG ATCCATTTAGCGGAGGGTCCTGGTGATATATTAGTATTTCTTACTGGGCAAGAGGAGATTGAATCTGTTGAAGGACAGATCAAGGAGAAACTCACACAATTACCTCAAGAAAGTCAAAAGCTTCTAGTTGCGCCTATATTTGCAGCTCTTCCATCTGAGCAGCAACTGCGAGTCTTTGCACCACCTCCATCTGGGTGTCGCAAG GTGATATTGGCGACTAATATTGCTGAGACATCAGTAACAATTCCTGGAATCAAATATGTAATTGATCCAGGATTAGTTAAAGCACGTTCCTATGACCCTGGAAAAGGTATGGAATCCTTGATTATAGTTCCTACGTCCAAGTCTCAAGCTATGCAAAGAAG TGGGCGTGCAGGGCGTGAAGGACCTGGAAAATGCTTCCGTCTATATCCAGAAATTGAATTCGAGAAACTTGAGGATTCAACAATGCCAGAGATTAAGCGCTGCAACCTTTCTAATGTCATTTTGCAGCTTAAGGCTTTGGGCGTTGATGACATATTAGGGTTTGATTTCATTGAGAAACCTTCAAG GGCAGCTATTATAAAATCATTGGAGCAGCTATTTTTATTAGGTGCTCTAACAGATGAGTGCCATCTATCTGATCCAGTTGGGCGTCAAATGGCTCGACTGCCTTTGGATCCTGTTTATGCCAAAGCTCTTATTTTAGCTAGTCAGTTTAACTGCTTGGAAGAGATGTTGATAACTGTTGCAATGCTTTCTGTGGAATCCATATTCTATGCTCCTCGTGACAAGTTAGAAGAG TCGAGAATTGCAACGAAATGCTTCTCAAGTCCAGAGGGAGACCACATCACTTTGATTAATGTGTATCGAGCATCTAATGATTTCTTGGAGAAGAGATCAATGGAAATGAGTAAACCAAAAAGTGAAAAGGTTTTGAGAAAATGGTGCAAGGAAAATTTTATTAATAGCCGTTCTCTTAGACATGCTTGTGACATTCACAG GCAGATTAAGGGACATGTTCAACAGATGGGTCTGAATCTTGCTTCCTGTGGAGATGATATGCTTCAATTCCGCAGATGCCTTGTTGCTTCCTTTTTCCTCAATGCAGCTATAAAGCAGCCTGATGGAACCTACAG GGCTTTGGCCAGTGGTCAGGTGGTGCAGATCCACCCTTCTTCTGTATTATTTCGGCAAAAACCAGAGTGTGTAATATTTAACGAACTTCTCCAAACTAATAACAAGTATGTCCGGAATTTAACTAGAGTTGACTACCTATGGTTAACTGAACTTGCTCCTCAGTACTATGCCATGCAGAACTAA
- the LOC130730619 gene encoding F-box protein At4g02733 isoform X1 produces MAKRQCPSENPRPEQVENLLNAFLSLSDLPSLSLDLSFENLLQSMPAPHDSSDLIDRALKMGSLLLHVANHSSRKRASHHNSLSWPLSHDLTIKVFSMLDTQSLCYASASCSFFSKCAKDPMCYANLDLTTPVPKVNNAVVATMIQRAGKALRSLKLGVVPGATTSPGCCQPLICAVRNAIVDVSNISWIDKRSRQGRDPSSILTRCCLSPLSGDGGAPGALLRKLHLYNIERMDNASLGGALLACPSLLDLEIVGLHVELRQTLMSVSANCHLIERLCFESSKAGRDDSLKAQTCSELVNNCPHLASLSLRGFKLHDCKVRILVKGFRKLKYVDFSTSYSITGNFLRNLGSCNGGNLLEVLILRDCMHLKETEATRLLTAILAGDFKLLVHLDISNREGLASEVDWYRRCYNPSTMPIKQVLEARPDMHLVAEYPSEGSYMEFDADDSDPSVPLHSSSHTSDGSSFMSTSEGSYNSDQGSGNEDAPDANYVVYEESSDEIDFLAV; encoded by the exons ATGGCGAAGCGACAGTGTCCGTCAGAAAACCCTAGACCGGAGCAGGTGGAGAATCTTCTCAACGCGTTCCTCTCCCTCTCGGATTTACCGTCTCTCTCCCTCGATCTCTCCTTCGAGAATCTTCTCCAATCAATGCCCGCTCCTCACGACTCATCCGATCTCATCGATCGCGCTCTCAAGATGGGCTCGCTCCTCCTCCACGTCGCCAACCACTCCTCCCGCAAACGCGCTTCCCACCATAATTCACTCTCCTGGCCCCTCTCTCACGACCTCACCATCAAG GTCTTCTCGATGCTTGATACCCAGAGCCTGTGCTATGCATCAGCTTCTTGTTCATTCTTTAGCAAGTGTGCCAAAGATCCTATGTGCTATGCAAATCTTGATTTGACTACACCTGTTCCCAAGGTTAACAATGCAGTGGTTGCAACGATGATTCAGCGAGCTGGAAAGGCACTGAG GTCTCTTAAGCTTGGTGTTGTCCCTGGTGCCACTACTTCACCTGGATGTTGTCAACCATTGATTTGTGCCGTTAGGAATGCTATTGTAGACGTTTCTAACATTTCATGGATTGATAAGAGATCTCGTCAAGGGAGAGACCCATCATCCATTCTTACAAGATGCTGTTTAAGCCCTTTAAGTGGGGACGGTGGTGCTCCGGG GGCTCTTTTGAGAAAGTTGCACCTGTACAATATTGAGAGAATGGATAATGCATCCCTTGGTGGGGCATTGTTAGCATGCCCTTCTCTCCTTGATCTGGAAATTGTTGGGCT CCATGTTGAACTGAGGCAAACATTAATGTCAGTAAGTGCAAACTGCCACTTGATCGAGCGTTTGTGTTTTGAGTCTTCTAAAGCAG GTAGAGATGATAGCTTGAAAGCGCAAACGTGTTCTGAGCTGGTAAACAATTGTCCTCATCTAGCTTCTTTATCTCTTCGAGGGTTTAAGCTACATGATTGTAAAGTTCGCATACTGGTTAAG GGATTTCGGAAACTGAAATATGTTGACTTTTCAACATCCTATTCAATCACGGGAAATTTCTTAAG AAACCTTGGAAGCTGCAATGGTGGGAACTTGCTTGAGGTCTTAATTTTAAGGGATTGCATGCATCTCAAAGAG ACGGAAGCTACCAGGTTGTTGACAGCGATTCTTGCAGGAGATTTCAAATTGCTTGTACATCTG GACATATCCAATAGGGAAGGCTTAGCATCTGAGGTTGACTGGTATCGGAGGTGCTACAACCCTAG TACTATGCCTATAAAGCAGGTTTTGGAAGCAAGGCCTGATATGCATTTGGTGGCTGAATATCCATCAGAAGGAAG TTACATGGAATTTGATGCTGATGATAGTGATCCAAGTGTGCCATTACACTCTAGCAGCCACACATCAGATGGATCAAGTTTTATGAGTACATCTGAAGGCAGCTATAATAGTGATCAGGGTAGTGGCAATGAGGATGCTCCAGATGCCAACTATGTGGTTTATGAGGAAAGCTCTGATGAGATTGACTTTCTGGCCGTGTAG